A region of Oceanicoccus sp. KOV_DT_Chl DNA encodes the following proteins:
- a CDS encoding FHA domain-containing protein → MTSSETSQASGIMLKSLGGDEPFEVNGEVIVGRGSASDLVIDQDRLSRKHARLSAGDGAVLVEDLGSTNGTYVNDTKVDGPVLAKNGDIIKFDSFAYEVSVIGGIDDTDATISGDVTSNEEVLEAKTQVFTPPKSWALDTNQSTEGTQVMSVDMMRKNTAADTGDEVVDDIDVDVPVLVCLGGDLKGKVFKFNTRDKLTKWEIGRADSCEIQIDDGSVSTNHAQLIHEGKRWKLIDLMSANGTYVNDNKGLTSYLSSGDKVRFGQVEFLFKLSSEENTGPMKKVVTDTDKEKSSGMPTWVLAIGAFVITAAILYFALA, encoded by the coding sequence ATGACATCAAGTGAGACTTCTCAAGCCAGTGGCATCATGCTTAAGTCTTTGGGTGGTGATGAACCCTTTGAAGTTAACGGTGAAGTGATAGTCGGTCGAGGCTCTGCCAGTGATCTGGTGATTGATCAGGATCGACTTTCTCGTAAGCATGCCCGACTTTCGGCTGGCGATGGTGCGGTATTGGTTGAAGATTTGGGTTCTACTAATGGTACTTATGTAAATGATACTAAAGTAGATGGGCCGGTATTAGCTAAAAATGGCGACATTATTAAGTTTGATAGTTTTGCTTATGAAGTGTCGGTGATTGGCGGTATTGATGATACTGATGCCACCATTTCGGGTGACGTGACGTCCAACGAAGAAGTGTTGGAGGCTAAAACACAGGTATTTACGCCACCTAAAAGCTGGGCTTTGGATACAAATCAATCAACTGAAGGTACTCAAGTCATGTCTGTGGACATGATGAGAAAAAATACAGCGGCTGATACTGGCGATGAGGTTGTTGATGATATTGATGTCGATGTGCCTGTGCTTGTTTGTCTGGGTGGCGACCTTAAAGGTAAGGTTTTTAAATTCAATACGCGCGATAAATTGACAAAATGGGAAATTGGTCGGGCCGATAGCTGTGAAATACAAATTGATGATGGCAGTGTTTCAACCAACCATGCGCAGTTGATTCATGAGGGTAAACGTTGGAAGTTGATCGATTTAATGTCGGCCAATGGTACTTATGTTAATGACAATAAAGGACTCACCAGTTATCTAAGTTCTGGTGATAAGGTGCGCTTTGGTCAGGTAGAGTTTCTGTTTAAGTTAAGCAGTGAAGAGAATACCGGGCCGATGAAAAAGGTTGTGACTGATACAGATAAAGAAAAATCTTCTGGCATGCCTACCTGGGTGTTAGCTATAGGTGCTTTTGTTATCACTGCAGCAATTTTATATTTTGCGCTAGCTTAG
- a CDS encoding PP2C family serine/threonine-protein phosphatase: MTFIQFDAKTHPGRVRDHNEDNIFGSADSHLWIVADGMGGHACGEVASEIVVKRLRSSYNEGESLASAIESAHQAVTIEAGLNAKAKGMGATVVAMSTTGNQYNIAWVGDSRAYRLRDNQLELLTRDHSYLEWLKDNGITVEEARKHPKRNVITQSIGVGEPNPDSIKGDARSGDRYLLCSDGLNDELTDEEICTLLRSPDNSETVTQRLINEALEKGGRDNISVIVVDIDPQSRKAASPLQGLQQSLSTEQAKKTWLPIVGGIVAAVVFALVLVLVR, encoded by the coding sequence ATGACGTTTATACAGTTTGATGCAAAAACTCATCCTGGCCGGGTGAGGGATCATAACGAGGATAATATCTTTGGTAGCGCTGATTCTCATTTGTGGATTGTTGCTGATGGTATGGGTGGTCATGCCTGTGGTGAAGTGGCCAGTGAAATTGTAGTTAAGCGTTTGCGCTCTTCCTATAACGAGGGTGAATCACTGGCATCAGCAATTGAATCCGCACACCAGGCAGTGACTATTGAAGCTGGGCTAAATGCAAAAGCCAAAGGCATGGGGGCAACGGTTGTCGCTATGAGTACTACGGGCAATCAGTATAATATTGCTTGGGTAGGTGATAGTCGTGCTTATCGTTTACGTGATAACCAGTTAGAGTTGTTGACCAGAGATCATTCGTATTTGGAATGGTTAAAAGATAATGGCATTACCGTAGAGGAAGCGCGTAAACATCCTAAACGCAATGTGATTACCCAAAGTATTGGTGTCGGAGAACCTAATCCTGATTCAATCAAAGGCGATGCTCGTTCTGGTGATCGCTATTTGTTATGCAGTGATGGCTTAAATGATGAGCTCACTGATGAAGAGATTTGTACATTATTACGTTCGCCTGATAATAGCGAAACTGTTACCCAGCGTTTGATTAATGAGGCGTTGGAGAAGGGTGGTAGGGATAATATCAGTGTGATTGTAGTTGATATCGACCCGCAAAGTCGTAAGGCCGCTAGTCCCTTACAGGGGTTGCAGCAGTCGTTATCGACTGAACAGGCTAAAAAAACGTGGCTCCCTATAGTTGGTGGCATCGTTGCAGCAGTTGTTTTTGCACTGGTGCTGGTATTAGTGCGGTAG
- a CDS encoding cytochrome c family protein has product MFNASSSIKRPLFITAVISLLVSPLVSALPQYDADKHLGVASCASSVCHGKSKPVKDENVMLNEYRTWSTEDRHARAYQTLLSDESKRIAKNLGLKSAHTAKICLDCHADNVAKDKRGPKFQINDGVGCEACHGGGEQWIESHTEEGVTHQQNLDKNMFATEDGVARAKLCLSCHYGTKDKLANHKIMGAGHPRLTFELETFTANQPSHYLIDADYLKRKGEFSGFSMWIVGQLETTKSSLDLMGKYLISDDHLVPELYFYDCHACHHPMSDIRWQATSAKAGIPPGVIRLNDANFLMLLELTNEVLPKQSGKLKAAIVAMHAASVTNKSALKKAVADLSGIVTALEKPLTATKYTAQQTRSVRARLLKQAAAGEYRDFSTAEQAFLAIESITIALKQDGQLEKQLDSLYGTLEDEDRFKPQQFKSVAATVKGAFN; this is encoded by the coding sequence GTGTTCAATGCTAGCAGCTCCATCAAACGCCCATTATTTATCACAGCGGTGATCTCGTTATTGGTTTCCCCGCTGGTCTCCGCTTTGCCTCAATATGATGCGGATAAACACTTGGGTGTAGCCAGTTGTGCCAGTAGCGTCTGTCATGGCAAGAGTAAACCGGTTAAAGACGAAAATGTTATGCTCAATGAGTACCGGACCTGGTCAACTGAGGACCGGCATGCGCGTGCTTATCAGACCTTGTTATCGGATGAATCCAAGCGTATTGCTAAAAATCTGGGGTTGAAAAGTGCTCATACCGCTAAAATCTGCCTGGATTGTCATGCGGATAATGTCGCTAAAGATAAACGAGGTCCAAAATTTCAGATCAATGATGGGGTCGGCTGTGAAGCCTGCCATGGCGGCGGTGAACAGTGGATAGAGAGTCACACCGAAGAAGGGGTGACCCATCAACAAAATCTGGATAAGAATATGTTTGCTACCGAAGACGGGGTTGCCCGAGCTAAGTTGTGCTTATCTTGTCACTATGGAACCAAAGATAAATTAGCTAATCACAAGATTATGGGCGCTGGACATCCTCGCCTGACCTTTGAACTGGAAACCTTTACCGCCAACCAGCCTTCGCACTACCTCATCGATGCAGATTACCTGAAGCGTAAGGGTGAATTTAGTGGTTTCAGTATGTGGATTGTCGGTCAGCTTGAAACAACTAAATCCAGCTTGGATCTAATGGGTAAATATTTAATCAGTGATGATCATTTGGTTCCCGAGCTGTACTTTTATGATTGTCATGCCTGCCATCACCCAATGTCGGATATACGCTGGCAAGCGACCTCGGCTAAAGCGGGAATACCACCAGGTGTTATTCGCTTGAACGATGCAAATTTTTTGATGTTATTAGAGCTGACAAATGAAGTATTACCAAAGCAAAGCGGGAAGCTAAAAGCAGCAATTGTCGCCATGCACGCCGCGTCAGTTACGAATAAATCTGCACTGAAAAAGGCAGTGGCAGACCTGTCGGGAATAGTTACTGCTTTGGAAAAGCCGCTAACCGCTACTAAGTATACTGCTCAGCAAACCAGGTCGGTCAGAGCGCGATTGTTAAAGCAGGCAGCTGCTGGTGAATACCGTGATTTCTCAACAGCGGAGCAAGCCTTTTTAGCGATTGAAAGTATCACTATTGCACTGAAGCAAGATGGCCAGTTGGAAAAGCAGCTGGATTCTCTTTACGGTACGCTTGAAGACGAAGATCGCTTCAAGCCGCAGCAATTTAAATCGGTAGCAGCGACTGTAAAAGGCGCGTTTAACTGA
- a CDS encoding LVIVD repeat-containing protein, giving the protein MEGGADLSLLRTPDGRRRFEWIGDKLFQRASLDPEKEWQLSLVKDSVTPGHKEYNEKAARAKLMSKDTDKQNWGKDVPADQLAHSNDDMECYTCHTSWTTSCGGCHLPIEANWKTERHHYEGGESRNFATYNPQVARDQIFMLGRRGPAKGGKIAPTRSTSALVLSSTNSNREKIYIQQPPIASSGFSSQAMNPHFPHTVRKTETKTCEDCHVSKSDDNNAIMAQLLMHGTNYINFVGYNAWLGGDGEISAVQVTEWDEPQAVIGSYLHKYAYPDWYQQHLDNLMALQNAHQHSAGVANCLQLRGEYLYVAEGEDGMQVYDVASIANKGISQRIITAPFSALGHDAHIDSKNATCVALPSNQPIRPSQNEGDLMRIDNQEQPFHPIYNYAVIIDAEEGLILVDIDTFMDGEPRNNFIERALTWNEGNVLRGARHVTIGGHYLYITTDAGVAIIDMDNPLEPKTVFVVAMEDARATALQFRYLFVTDADGLKVIDVTNVNAPKLLPNNTIAINNAYKMHLARTYAYVAAGDEGVVIVDITQPAAMQEYQRFNAGGALEDSRDVIVATTNASLMGYVADGKGGLKVLQLTSPESQPKFYGFSPEPKPQLIAQYKTGKAALSLSRPLERDRGVDETGGQISVFGRRGSRPLNKEEMQRLYLGKDGKPWTVENQPK; this is encoded by the coding sequence TTGGAAGGTGGTGCAGATTTATCGCTGCTGAGAACCCCTGATGGTCGTCGTCGCTTTGAGTGGATTGGTGACAAATTATTCCAGCGTGCTTCGTTAGACCCTGAAAAAGAATGGCAGCTGAGTTTGGTAAAAGACAGTGTGACTCCAGGCCATAAAGAGTACAACGAGAAAGCCGCTCGAGCTAAATTAATGAGCAAGGATACTGACAAGCAAAATTGGGGTAAGGATGTACCGGCCGATCAGTTGGCGCACTCCAATGATGATATGGAGTGTTATACCTGCCACACTTCATGGACTACCAGTTGTGGCGGTTGTCACTTGCCGATAGAAGCTAACTGGAAAACTGAGCGGCATCACTATGAAGGCGGCGAAAGTCGAAATTTTGCGACCTATAATCCGCAGGTGGCGCGTGATCAAATCTTTATGTTGGGTCGTCGTGGCCCCGCTAAAGGTGGCAAGATTGCACCGACACGTTCAACCTCGGCGTTGGTATTGTCTTCGACTAACTCCAATCGCGAGAAAATTTATATCCAACAGCCGCCAATCGCATCCAGTGGTTTCAGCTCGCAGGCAATGAATCCGCATTTCCCGCATACGGTGCGTAAAACCGAAACCAAAACCTGTGAAGATTGCCACGTATCAAAATCGGATGATAACAATGCCATCATGGCGCAGTTATTAATGCACGGTACTAATTATATTAATTTCGTTGGCTATAACGCCTGGCTAGGTGGTGATGGTGAGATCTCGGCAGTACAGGTTACTGAGTGGGATGAGCCGCAAGCGGTCATAGGCAGTTATTTACACAAGTATGCCTATCCTGATTGGTATCAGCAGCATTTGGATAATTTAATGGCGCTGCAAAATGCGCATCAGCACTCAGCAGGTGTGGCTAATTGTTTGCAGCTGCGTGGTGAATATCTCTATGTAGCGGAAGGTGAAGACGGGATGCAGGTATACGATGTCGCCAGCATTGCCAATAAAGGTATTTCGCAGCGGATTATCACCGCACCTTTCAGTGCGCTGGGACACGATGCTCATATTGACTCCAAGAATGCGACCTGTGTTGCATTACCGTCTAATCAGCCGATTCGCCCTTCACAAAATGAAGGTGATTTAATGCGGATTGATAATCAGGAACAACCTTTCCACCCGATCTACAATTACGCGGTAATTATAGATGCAGAAGAAGGTTTGATTCTGGTTGATATTGACACATTCATGGATGGTGAGCCGCGCAATAACTTCATCGAGCGGGCCCTGACCTGGAATGAAGGCAATGTCTTACGCGGTGCGCGCCACGTGACTATTGGTGGTCATTATCTCTATATCACTACCGATGCCGGGGTAGCGATTATTGATATGGATAATCCGCTGGAGCCGAAAACGGTGTTTGTGGTGGCCATGGAGGATGCCCGGGCAACGGCTTTACAGTTCCGTTATTTGTTTGTGACTGATGCAGACGGTTTAAAAGTCATTGATGTCACGAATGTCAACGCGCCGAAGCTGCTGCCCAATAATACGATAGCGATCAACAATGCTTACAAAATGCATTTGGCACGGACTTACGCTTATGTTGCCGCCGGCGACGAAGGTGTGGTGATTGTAGATATTACCCAGCCTGCAGCGATGCAGGAGTACCAGCGGTTTAACGCCGGAGGTGCTCTGGAGGACAGCCGTGATGTGATAGTAGCGACAACTAACGCCTCGCTGATGGGGTATGTGGCAGATGGTAAGGGGGGGTTGAAGGTATTACAGCTGACCTCTCCTGAGAGTCAGCCTAAATTCTATGGTTTTAGTCCTGAGCCTAAACCGCAATTAATCGCGCAATACAAAACCGGCAAGGCGGCGCTGAGTTTATCGCGGCCATTAGAGCGTGACCGTGGCGTTGATGAGACAGGTGGGCAAATATCCGTATTTGGCCGCCGCGGATCAAGACCATTGAATAAAGAAGAAATGCAGCGGCTTTATTTGGGTAAAGACGGTAAGCCCTGGACAGTGGAGAATCAGCCTAAATAG